The DNA region CGAAGGCCATCAGAGTGGCTTAGAGGAGAAACTCTGAGAAGCTAGAAAAGCAAATTCATAGCCAACAGCCTGTGGGAATGACCTTAAAAGCTTTTCCACCTGGTTTGAAAAGGATAAGGATATGCAAATCCTTAACATTACTTAACATTCCTTATTAATCCCCATTTTTATTAATCgtttatttaatctttatttaaccaggagaaaaaaacTCATTGACATTAAgtatctctttttcaagagtgtcttAGCCAAGATAGACAGCAGAACAAAGTTACAAACAACCAATGAGTAGTCATACAAAATGTCACACCAGTACACTAAAAGAGAAACAGCAAGTATTTGTTAAGATTGACTACAATCAAAACACCTCACACAAAACATCTGCAGACAGATCTGACTGCCTCCATGTCAACCAAACTCCTCTTAAAAGCTTCCAATGAGACCAGCTCCCTAATTTTTAGGTGTTTCTGTATCATTCCAGGCAAAGggagcagcaaatttaaaggccttttggcccagttcagttctgaccCTGTGGACAGATAGAGATCAGAGATTTTAAGTTCCAGATTTCTTCAGATGTCGGTCAGAAGGTATGGAGGTAGAAGCCCAAGAACATTCTTGTGAATAAGACTATGCCAGTTTTCTACATGAGGACAGAGAAGACCATCCCACACGCTCATGGCTGTTtagctgattagatatttgtttGATTGAGCAGTCAAACTGATTGTTGAGCTAGTACATGTGAAAAAGTGTATTGAAATAGTAGCAGTTAGAAGAAGAAATACATAGTTTTAGTTCTGTTTATGAGATCTAAGAGCACTGTTTATGGAAAATAAGTACAGTAAACAATGgaggtttatttttttagtaaaacTGTTATTAAATATTGAATCAAAACTTAAGTTCAGTTTCCCATCCTTTGTTTCCGTGTGTCTGTGTAATATTTTTGAAACCATTACACAGAAACAGATCGAATTTAATTCTTAAACCATGAAGCAAATATTCATGTACATCTGCTGacatcaaaattttaaatgaatagCTTCatgacaaaatgtgaaaaagaaacatGCACTTACAATTGGTGTAGGTTATTCTCCGATCAGTGCACGTAAAACGGCTTGTGTAGAGTCGCAAATTGCATGCAAACTCCTTCGTCTCTCCTTCCCTCACAAACTGTTTTCCAGTCTCCTGAAGCCCATTAACACTATACAGAGAAAGATCCAGAACACAGAAAGCCtctgcaaacagaaaaaaaaaaatacattttctcattttctgtttttgtataactattttgaaaacattcaaaatgaaaaagaaacagctGTATTGATTTGATTATACCTTTGCATTGGGGAAGTTCTGACCAGGTTTGATCGCTGTAACACGTCACAGTATCTGGACCCTCTAGTGTGTAAAAAGCATTACACTGGTATTTCAAATGCATTCTGTGTTCTTGCACAAGAATACCATTTTGAATAACTGGAGCGACTCCACATTGGtcaactgaaatcaaaacagaGACTGATTAACATTTTCAAAGAACATAGTAGAGTGACATATGTTCACAGCACAGCAAAACATCATTTCAGGGACCAGGTGATTTAACGGACAGTCACATTAGTTCCACCTCAATGCCTGTTTCAAGAAAGAGCAAAGGTTTGATAGAGAtagcatttccaatatggcaTCAGGGGCAGGCTGGCTAATGAGATGTTAGGTAAAGTTAtagaaaaacacaatatttcatAATATTAGATAGTATTACAAATAGGTTATATGATTGGGTGggttttgttagtttgttagtttgtttgttagtttgttagcaacataactcaaaaagttgtagatggattttgatgaaattttcaggaaatgtcagaaatggcataaggaagaactgattagattttgggactgatccggatcatcgtctggatccaggaattttttaaaggattctgtactattgggagatagggctaatggtggaggtttgcactgttaccactttacgcCAGGAGTTGGTGGACATGagcaacttcaatcccagcagcattttgggtgtgtttctattcaaagttttggagtttatagagtttgaaagacgcacgtcTGGTCGAGATATGAgttggagtgtaacagagaaagacggcgaattgtagcgagaatactcacaatgctgggaggaatagaggaatattcaccctctgccatgacttccagtcatccagtgagaccatgggtgagactgtcagtgcatctgttggcaccagtaggcaatgcttctgccatgacagtccacccattgcgaagccaatgctttgcctcaccgcgtgtccaccccaccagggagggagtaaccAGTGAATGCTGTGGAGGGGGGCACagggggacggatccaggaattttatAAAGGATCCTTCACTGTTGGGAagtagggctaatggcggaggtttgcgctctctgagtgcttttctagttagatAATATTACACAGCTCTATCTCCCCATACAACCAAACAACCAGTCAGACCTAAACGCACTCACACAGTGTCTCGATGACATCAAATGCTGGATGGCTGAAAGTTTTTTACAAATGAATGAAAGCAAAACTGAAGTCGCTGTCTTTGGCCCCCCCCAGTGCTATAAAACTGGTATCTAGCAGCTTAAGTGATTTTTCACCTTCATCAAGCCCCAGGCTAAGAATATTGGAGTGATATTTGACTCTGCATTCACATTTGAAACCCAAGTAAAATCTGTGGTTAATAAcaatttctttcatttaaaaacaatagcCATATTAAAACCAATTCCTCTCCTTTAATGATTTAGGAAAAATTATACATGCTTTCATGTCCTCACGGTTGGATCATATTCTGGAATCagccagacatccctctccagACTGCAAATGGtacaaaacacagcagcaagGCTTCTCACTGTCTCTCAAAAAAGGGATTATGTCACCCGAATCTTACCctctcttcactggcttccaATACAGTACAGGTTTGATTTTAAGgttgctctgtttgtgtttaaagCTGTAAATGGCCTGGCACCAGCTTACATTTACAACCTCCTCATCCCTTGTACTACTTCCAGCCCCATCAGATCCACAGACATGGGACTTCTGGCTGTCCCTCGTTCCATTCATAAAACTTAGAGGGGACCAAGCTTTTGCAGTAAAAGCCCCTCAACTGTGGAACAGCCTCCCACCCTCAATCAAGTCTGCCCCCTCCGTTGACTGTTTAAAGTCCCGTCTCAAAACGTATGTCTACAGTCTAGGTTTTGAGTCTGAAGCCCAGTGACCTGGTCTTAATATTTAACATAGCTCCAACAACTTCTATTTTTGTATCTTTTGTATCATTGAATATGACAGGGCCTAGTATGGTACTTTGTGGAACCCCTTTTATTAATTAAACTTTCCTTTAAGCTGTCagcaagataaaaaaaaaataataatggtgAAGTTATACCAAGAAACACCAAGAATTTGATTGATTTACCTGGTATAAAAGTGGGTATACTATCAATAAATCCAGAGGTGGTAGAAGATCCTGTAAGACAGAGAGCAGATATACAAAATAAAGCTTTACAGACATGGACAAAATGCTGCAATATCACAGCTAATCACTAGGGCAATGTTGAACACAAAAGTtcaagccaaaacaacaaaacagatgattaaaaatgtctgactTTTACTGAAATTGCTGAGGAAATCTCATGATGGTCAAATTGTTAGTAACTACAAAGATATGATGTACTGTATATTAGCTCACCTGGGAACAGAGAAAGACTACTACAGAATGACTAGACAGCAAGGATGACAGGAGCAGCAACAAAAGAGTTGTGGTGATCCGTGTTAGACAGCGACCTCTACTGAATTCATTTTTCTACGCCTACCCCAGGTGCACATGAGTGTGTAGGCCGTGATAGTTGTATCATCTAAATTGCATAGAttcattttcaaacataaaTGCAGCATACAGGAGCCTTAACTGTGAATGGTGTGAGCAGCACCAGTGTTTGGTAATTCATCCTTTTTTACATCttcaaacattgtttttttccccaaatgacTGCATAATGGCTGATTAAAACATGTATAAACAGCACCAACTCAGAGATGCCACTTGTTCTGCAGCACATTCATGGGAGCAAATAATCCCCTTTTTGGGTGACTGCTGAAGTCAGCCcaacacatgggtctgtatgtaaCTGACTGACTGGTTGGTAACTGAATGACCATACTTTCAGAGACATACATACAGaggacctgcttcagcatgagtatgtgatGGGGTATAGGGTTtcttgttgtgtgaatgctttTATACAatgcctgctagtggagtgattagctcagacttagccacagtgACACTTTTGTCAGAGCTGGACAACGTGTCTTTAATAAAAcgagggcagagagcaacacaaaaagctttctgtgacagaagaGATGTTTTCGCTCTACTTCTGTTCTGCACATGCGCACAACGCAATTTgccactctgattggcctgtcatgaatgtgacagacagcacgtttgtccaatcaccctctgaagattttctgaaaagtcatgcgcttcccaaactttttttgggagctttcccaggcaaatgtcaaatatatttATGAATTGGATATACGTATGAGTtgatctggtgtgtcaggtttgATGTTTCATGCTGTAagggctttatgtttttaacttttaggacccttcaattctcaacccacagagataagggacagcacaattacacacccaaaaaataatcactctgctagaacacacaattcagtcaggcatttcaactgGCATCCCAGATAATTGTGGTCAGCCATGCACTAGGTTTTTACGTAGTCttgtttaaaatcagaaaatgtctttttgacCTTTGACCAGCATGTTTTTTCGTACTTTTTGTGGAAGACTCCCAAAATGCCATTTCTCTTGTGTTTGGCCATGAGAACAGATTAGAGTTTTCCAGCAGGTGACTTTTTCAGccttaataaaacaaatttttgaaTTGTAGGTGGTGGAAGCATTTCCTAAATTTGAGGCAACAGAAATACATTGGACACTGCTAAGGTTCATGCTGCATTATTTGCTGGTGGCCGATGTTTATCAGCAGGACATGTATCAGTCTTGACTGATGTGAAACTGCATTCATGCTCAAAAGCTGCGCTTATTCCACTTACTGCATGTTGGGCCTTCAGTCCAGTTTCCAGCAATGCAGATGATGGATTTTTTACTCCCTGCATTCTCCACAGTGTATCCAACTTGACATTCATACTGAAGCTCTGAATCAGCAGGAAACACCTTCTGATATCTCTGACCAATGATGACCGCATGAGGGATTTTTGGGGGTACACCGCATGAATTGATActgactgtaaaaaacaaacacatcatcagtgggcgaTTGCTTTAACAGGTGGCAATGAGGTCAGTGTAGTTATTGTAAGTTTCAAGAATAAAAACCTTTGATTTAATGTTACACAGACACATTTACAGAGCTAAGGTGTAAAGTGTCTGACTTACTCTCACACACAGGCACAGACGACCAGGCTCCATTCAAACAGATGGCTGTGGCGTGCAGGTTTTTCAGTTCATACCCCTCCTCACATGTAACCCTGATTGTGCTTCTATCGCGATACCAGCCAGTTCGTCTTTTATTATATTTTCCATTTGGTATCTCAAGGGAAAGACAGGCTTTTTCATCTGTGGGCAGAAGAGGGAATGTTTAAGATAGCAGCCTAAAATCTGTGGAGGAGGAGCTTATTACTTCAGACCGCTAGCATTAGCTTAGCCTCATTGATTGAGCCTTGAGCCACAAGCAAGGTAAACCAAGAAAACACAGATAAGATGTCAAATGCTAGGAGACAGCTAAAAACACAAGGACAGCTAAAGACTGAAGTACTGGAAGGCAAGCATCAGGTGTTAAACCATAGCCTGACTGACATGGACAAGTTTTGGCCCATTCAGTGAAATGTTGACGTGGAAAATATTGTTTCATGTTTCATAAATTGATTTGCAGGTATCTAACACTGAAATTTCAAGCTTTCTAAACTTACAGTGCACAAGCGTGGACTACACAGATTACCCCAGGAAATGTGTCAACAGGagtatttattttgcattagCATTCCTCGAGTAAAACAGACTGTGGGTCGTTAGATGTAAAAGTTCTATAGACCATAAGCTCCGCCTTCTCTATGCTAACAAATGGATCATGTGTCAGACTCAAAGTCGAAATACACACCAGAATTAATTTTTTCATCTGATAAAGATATTTATTACTGTTTCTATTATGAAAGACTGTTCTGTTACACATTTTGTGTGCAAATCATCTTTTTTGGTAACGACATCTTTTGATTTTAGATGTTTCATACAATATAAAGCTATTAACACCATGACATCTGTCCTTGTGTGCACCATCTGTGACATTTTATCAGCGAGttatatgtttgtgtgtgttgt from Cheilinus undulatus linkage group 13, ASM1832078v1, whole genome shotgun sequence includes:
- the LOC121519561 gene encoding complement factor H-related protein 1-like, with translation MRMRYLVFLLLIGLPGALYAQRAAQPCSAPSLDGGYFVPEQESYSHESEISYTCDSGRKLVVEGWWATSTCQNGAWSHEPQCIDEKACLSLEIPNGKYNKRRTGWYRDRSTIRVTCEEGYELKNLHATAICLNGAWSSVPVCEISINSCGVPPKIPHAVIIGQRYQKVFPADSELQYECQVGYTVENAGSKKSIICIAGNWTEGPTCRSSTTSGFIDSIPTFIPVDQCGVAPVIQNGILVQEHRMHLKYQCNAFYTLEGPDTVTCYSDQTWSELPQCKEAFCVLDLSLYSVNGLQETGKQFVREGETKEFACNLRLYTSRFTCTDRRITYTNCCNSRDHHYGYCLKWN